GCAGGGCTTCGGATTTGGCGTATGTGACCGTGCCGGGCACGGAGAGGTGCCAGCCGCGCCGGAGCAGTTTTTCCGCCCATTCCGGCCCAAGACCGAAGCAGTGCCAGAGCAGGGGCCGACCGCCAAGACCCATTTCATCCAGGATTTCCAGGCAGTCGTCCTCGGCGTCGCGGCAGTGGATGACCACGCGCTGATCAAGCTCCAGGGCCAGTTCCAGCTGGCGGCGGAACCACAGCTGCTGCGTTTCGCGGGGGGAGAAGTCGTAGAAGTAGTCAAGGCCGATCTCGCCTACCGCGCGTAGCCTGTGATCGGTCGAGAACGCCTGGCGCATGTCTGCAAGATCGGCGTCCGTCATTTTCGCGGCTTCGTGCGGGTGCACTCCGAGCAGGAAAAAAACATCGTCGTGACGCTCGAAAAGGGCCCGTCCTTCGCGGTAGGCCGCAGGGCCCAGAAAGACGTTGCCCACGGTGCGCACACCGCAGGCCAGGGCCCGCGCCAGAACCGCGTCCACGTCATTGTCCCGGCCGTCAAGATGGGCATGGCTGTCCGCTCCCACTGGGGGTAGCCCCAGGGTTTCGGGAAGCTGCCGCTCTTTCTTTTTGCTCATCGTTATTTCTCGCGCACGCCCTGGTCCCACTTTTCAACGGCGATGGCTTCGTCGATGAGCATGACCGGAATTTCCTCGCGCACAGGGTAGACGACGCCGCAGGAAGCGCATTTGAGACCTTCTTCCTGACCGATGAGTTCCAGGTCGCCCTTGCATTTGGGGCAGGCCAGAATTTGCAGAAGTTCCTTGTTCAGGGCCATGTTTCCTCCACATGATGAATGGTAAGATGTTGAAGAGGGGCTTATCCTGAACGAAAACGCGTTACAAGCGGACAGATGCCACCCGGTCCTTGAGTTTTCAAACCAATGCGATACAACCGCTCCCATGATGCATGGCAATAAAACACTCTCCGGGGGACCGGTGCTGCTCTTCGATGTGGGCAACACCAACGTGAAGCTTTGTCTGGCGGACGAAAACGGCCTTGGCCGGACCTATTCGCTGCCCTCCACCAACCGGGAGACTTCCGATTCCCTGGGCCTTTGCATCGCAGGAATCTGCGCCCGCGAGGGCGTGGCCGAGGGCGAGGTGCAGGCCTGGGTGCTGTCGTCCGTGGTGCCGCCCATGAACAGCCTGCTGAAGGCCGCCTGCGCGGATTTTTTTTCCTGTCCGGCCCTGTTCGTGCCCGGTGACATCGCGCTGCCGCTCGAAAACCGCTACGCCAGACCGCAGGAAGTCGGCGCGGACCGTCTACTGGGCGGTTTCGCGGCGCGGACCCTTTTTGACGACGAGACGCTCATTGTCGTCGATTTTGGCACGGCCACGACGTTCGACTGCGTGCAGGGCAACTCCTATTTGGGCGGGCTCATCTGTCCGGGTGTGCTCAGTTC
This sequence is a window from Desulfomicrobium apsheronum. Protein-coding genes within it:
- a CDS encoding type III pantothenate kinase; this translates as MMHGNKTLSGGPVLLFDVGNTNVKLCLADENGLGRTYSLPSTNRETSDSLGLCIAGICAREGVAEGEVQAWVLSSVVPPMNSLLKAACADFFSCPALFVPGDIALPLENRYARPQEVGADRLLGGFAARTLFDDETLIVVDFGTATTFDCVQGNSYLGGLICPGVLSSVTALGTQTAKLPQISLEPGSADLDIGTSTRQSLNHGVLFGFAAMLEGLTARLKKRLAAPDARVIATGGFAPHLAAITSCIDNLAPDLLMQGLLAAYFQKHSPRNAREQS
- a CDS encoding TatD family hydrolase, whose product is MSKKKERQLPETLGLPPVGADSHAHLDGRDNDVDAVLARALACGVRTVGNVFLGPAAYREGRALFERHDDVFFLLGVHPHEAAKMTDADLADMRQAFSTDHRLRAVGEIGLDYFYDFSPRETQQLWFRRQLELALELDQRVVIHCRDAEDDCLEILDEMGLGGRPLLWHCFGLGPEWAEKLLRRGWHLSVPGTVTYAKSEALREAVRIIPADRLLLETDAPYLSPEPYRGKRNEPALLGFTALEIALLRGENPHELWARCGDNARGFFGLAG
- a CDS encoding Trm112 family protein, producing the protein MALNKELLQILACPKCKGDLELIGQEEGLKCASCGVVYPVREEIPVMLIDEAIAVEKWDQGVREK